A window from Dysidea avara chromosome 2, odDysAvar1.4, whole genome shotgun sequence encodes these proteins:
- the LOC136246288 gene encoding uncharacterized protein — MKMAEQLFLSGSIEENSLCRMNTTQARIDIGVALLSYSVDMTERCIMCGAGEQSISHPQYVDWVRCDKCKQWSHIICTNLKPEEAKNVKTFSCHECSQDIHQINDFE; from the exons ATGAAG ATGGCTGAGCAGCTGTTTCTATCAGGAAGCATTGAAGAAAATAGCCTGTGCAGAATGAATACTACACAAGCACGGATTGATATAGGTGTTGCATTGCTTTCATACTCAG TTGATATGACCGAAAGGTGTATAATGTGTGGTGCAGGGGAACAAAGTATAAGTCATCCACAATATGTTGATTGG GTACGATGTGATAAATGTAAGCAATGGTCACACATCATCTGTACCAACCTGAAGCCTGAAGAGGCCAAGAATGTAAAAACTTTTTCATGCCACGAATGCTCCCAGGACATTCACCAGATTAATGACTTTGAATAA